In the genome of Saprospira sp. CCB-QB6, one region contains:
- a CDS encoding GNAT family N-acetyltransferase translates to MMYLAKIEFASPNYDDLVALRKEALIDPLKMTFELEDWTAEAELLHYALFSEDHELLGGVILKPEIETEAGKRNEKAELQQIVIAPEYQGQGLGRFMLSQLERVALFAGWNHLSLLTHTAAKAFYEKLGYKQQGKEKMIQDQAHHLMVKRMKEELLVEAEAPQLEAPITEETTEEEQ, encoded by the coding sequence ATGATGTACTTAGCAAAAATTGAATTTGCCTCTCCCAATTATGACGACTTGGTGGCTCTCCGCAAAGAGGCCCTGATTGATCCTCTGAAAATGACTTTTGAACTGGAGGACTGGACCGCCGAGGCCGAGCTTTTGCATTATGCCCTCTTTTCTGAAGACCATGAGCTTTTAGGCGGCGTGATCCTCAAACCCGAAATCGAAACGGAGGCGGGCAAACGCAACGAAAAAGCCGAATTGCAGCAAATCGTGATCGCTCCAGAATATCAGGGCCAAGGCCTTGGCCGATTTATGCTCTCTCAACTGGAAAGAGTGGCCCTTTTTGCAGGCTGGAACCACCTCAGTCTGCTCACACATACCGCCGCTAAGGCCTTCTACGAAAAATTAGGCTATAAGCAACAAGGCAAAGAAAAAATGATTCAAGATCAGGCCCACCACCTGATGGTTAAACGCATGAAGGAAGAGTTGTTGGTAGAGGCCGAAGCCCCTCAGTTGGAAGCCCCCATTACCGAAGAAACAACGGAAGAAGAGCAGTAA
- the lpxB gene encoding lipid-A-disaccharide synthase, whose product MKYYCIAGEASGDLHASFLLSALKTLDPQAQFRAWGGDLMQAQGAELDKHIRELAIMGPVEVLLKIFKIFQNFADCKKNILDFQPDVLILIDYSGFNLRMAKWAKSQGLKVVYYISPQVWASRASRVEKIKQYVDEMYVILPFEEEFYRQRGMKVHYVGHPLIEVVDKHHPNPDFLAQNNLSADQPIIALLPGSRKQEIRSILSLMLTVLPSFPEAQFVVAGAPSLEPEFYRNFLAPFPQVTFVQNQTYDLMAHSQAALVTSGTATLEAALFELPQLVCYKTHPIFYWIAKQIIKVPYISLVNLIMQKELVPELIQNDLNPQRLKAELQQLFEDENRQRIAQEYKALRNKLGQAGAPQRVAQGILKFLAPPKN is encoded by the coding sequence TTGAAATATTACTGCATTGCCGGAGAAGCTTCTGGCGACCTACACGCTAGCTTTTTGCTTTCGGCCCTCAAAACCCTAGATCCTCAAGCCCAGTTTCGCGCTTGGGGGGGCGATCTTATGCAGGCCCAAGGGGCCGAGCTAGACAAACACATTCGGGAGCTGGCCATTATGGGCCCCGTTGAGGTTTTGCTCAAGATTTTTAAGATTTTCCAGAACTTTGCCGATTGCAAAAAGAATATTCTCGACTTTCAGCCAGATGTCCTGATTCTCATTGATTATTCGGGCTTTAATCTGCGTATGGCCAAATGGGCCAAAAGTCAAGGCCTAAAGGTGGTCTACTATATTTCGCCTCAGGTTTGGGCCAGCCGCGCTAGCCGTGTCGAGAAGATCAAGCAATATGTAGACGAAATGTATGTGATTTTGCCTTTTGAGGAGGAATTTTACCGCCAAAGGGGCATGAAGGTGCATTATGTAGGCCATCCGCTGATTGAGGTGGTGGATAAACACCATCCCAATCCCGATTTTCTGGCCCAAAATAATTTAAGCGCAGATCAACCCATTATTGCGCTTTTGCCCGGTAGCCGAAAACAAGAAATTCGCTCTATTCTCTCCTTGATGTTGACCGTTTTGCCCAGTTTTCCAGAAGCTCAATTTGTGGTGGCAGGTGCACCGAGTTTAGAGCCCGAATTTTACCGCAATTTTTTGGCGCCTTTTCCCCAAGTCACTTTTGTCCAAAACCAAACCTACGACCTGATGGCGCACAGCCAAGCAGCCCTGGTCACTTCGGGAACAGCCACCTTAGAGGCCGCTCTTTTCGAGCTCCCGCAGTTGGTTTGCTATAAAACGCACCCAATTTTTTATTGGATTGCCAAGCAAATTATCAAGGTTCCTTATATTTCGCTGGTCAATTTGATTATGCAAAAGGAGTTGGTGCCCGAATTGATCCAAAATGATTTGAATCCTCAACGCCTAAAAGCGGAACTCCAACAACTTTTTGAGGATGAAAATCGTCAACGTATAGCCCAAGAATATAAGGCGCTGCGCAATAAACTTGGCCAAGCTGGCGCCCCTCAACGGGTGGCCCAAGGCATTTTGAAGTTTCTGGCGCCTCCAAAAAATTAA
- a CDS encoding MarR family winged helix-turn-helix transcriptional regulator, whose amino-acid sequence MDEKTALRLDQQFCFPVYAASRLIIRAYQPLLAPLGISYPQYLVFLLLWEEDGRSMKDLRERLLLNSNTITPLIKRMEKEGWLQRQKDPQDERVWRIHLTDKGQALKEEGQKVPTQLIAGLEKSELQLEDLHELKKGLELLIEQLS is encoded by the coding sequence ATGGACGAAAAGACAGCTTTACGGCTCGACCAGCAGTTTTGTTTTCCGGTTTATGCGGCTTCGCGCCTGATTATTCGGGCTTATCAGCCTTTGTTGGCCCCTTTGGGCATTAGTTATCCGCAATATTTGGTCTTTTTGCTCCTTTGGGAGGAGGATGGCCGTAGCATGAAGGATTTGCGAGAGCGCCTTTTGCTCAATAGCAACACCATCACCCCCTTGATAAAGCGGATGGAAAAAGAGGGCTGGTTACAGCGCCAAAAAGACCCTCAAGATGAGCGAGTTTGGCGTATTCATTTGACAGACAAAGGGCAAGCGCTCAAAGAGGAGGGCCAAAAAGTGCCTACTCAATTGATTGCGGGCCTAGAAAAAAGTGAATTGCAGCTAGAAGACCTGCATGAACTCAAAAAAGGCCTAGAGTTGCTGATCGAACAATTGAGCTAG
- a CDS encoding organic hydroperoxide resistance protein: MLIYSTAAKAKGGRNGEVATEDGVLSVSVRMPKALGGANDEHTNPEQLFAAGYAACFDSALNLVARTQKLKITSEIRTEVGLIKNQEGGFDLKVAIEAKIEGVEKAQAQALLEAAHAVCPYSRAIRGNVDCSISLAD; this comes from the coding sequence ATGCTTATTTACAGCACAGCAGCCAAGGCCAAAGGTGGCCGAAATGGAGAAGTAGCCACAGAAGATGGCGTTTTGAGCGTATCGGTACGCATGCCCAAGGCTTTGGGTGGGGCCAATGACGAACACACCAACCCTGAGCAATTATTTGCGGCCGGTTATGCGGCTTGTTTTGATAGTGCGCTCAATTTGGTGGCACGAACCCAAAAGCTCAAGATTACTTCTGAAATCAGAACGGAAGTGGGTTTGATTAAGAATCAGGAGGGCGGTTTTGACCTCAAAGTGGCGATTGAGGCCAAAATTGAGGGCGTAGAAAAAGCCCAAGCTCAGGCGCTTTTAGAGGCTGCCCATGCCGTTTGTCCTTACTCTAGAGCCATTCGAGGGAATGTAGATTGCAGCATCAGCTTAGCAGATTAG
- a CDS encoding DUF7847 domain-containing protein has protein sequence MNNFERRLEQAVQNNYRFSAGDVLNKGYELLRDYFFYFIGYTLLWGLAKFLLAIIGQLTFEILSDILNLFVNAFFVAGYYYMADKIYRKEEPKFSDFFLAGPKLLKLTLTYFLICILVVIPFLPMIIVLIIDQNSEFDSLSNMISSSIGQSSFGIISFSLLFLGGVGCFLTYAATSLALPIVTFSNLGPVEALKASLKLMKGNFLSWFFYAFISLLLLFFAAIALLVGLLVAIPVVMLAQYVILADALKFGQEEEIEDAGDLSDHFIIE, from the coding sequence ATGAACAACTTTGAGCGCCGCTTAGAACAGGCGGTGCAGAACAATTATCGCTTCTCCGCTGGCGATGTACTCAACAAAGGCTATGAACTCCTGCGCGATTACTTTTTTTATTTTATTGGCTATACCTTATTATGGGGGCTAGCTAAGTTTCTGCTTGCCATTATTGGCCAGCTGACTTTTGAGATCTTATCAGATATACTAAACCTTTTTGTTAATGCTTTTTTTGTTGCGGGCTATTATTATATGGCCGATAAAATTTATCGAAAAGAAGAACCGAAGTTTAGCGATTTCTTTCTGGCTGGCCCCAAGCTGCTTAAACTCACATTAACCTATTTTTTAATTTGCATATTGGTTGTCATTCCCTTTTTGCCGATGATAATTGTTTTGATCATTGATCAAAATAGTGAGTTTGATTCTCTATCTAATATGATTAGCTCTAGCATTGGCCAGTCTTCTTTTGGCATTATTAGTTTCAGTCTCTTATTTTTAGGGGGAGTTGGTTGCTTTTTAACCTATGCCGCAACCTCTTTGGCGCTGCCTATTGTCACTTTCTCTAATTTAGGACCAGTAGAGGCACTGAAAGCAAGTCTGAAACTAATGAAAGGGAATTTTCTGAGCTGGTTTTTTTATGCCTTTATCTCTTTGCTCTTGCTATTTTTCGCCGCTATCGCCTTGTTAGTCGGCTTGTTGGTGGCCATACCCGTTGTTATGCTGGCCCAATATGTCATCTTAGCCGATGCCCTCAAATTTGGCCAAGAAGAAGAAATAGAAGACGCTGGAGATCTAAGCGACCATTTTATTATAGAATAA
- a CDS encoding FKBP-type peptidyl-prolyl cis-trans isomerase, protein MMIRNKILGIILLATSLVLGSCEKASEERWINERNEIRSFLEQAGIDYYEDPEAGYFLYFLQEPDTLKDQPDISSTLELRYKGQIWQGATFYNSFDSSSADMLPLSGTIPGFQLASQKMYVGSQAVFILPSRLAYGEQGLAPDIPGHSILSFELSLEEVHVHF, encoded by the coding sequence ATGATGATCAGGAACAAGATCTTAGGGATCATTTTGTTAGCCACTAGCCTAGTTTTAGGCAGTTGCGAAAAGGCCAGCGAAGAACGCTGGATCAATGAGCGGAATGAAATCAGAAGCTTTTTAGAGCAAGCGGGAATCGACTATTATGAAGATCCTGAAGCGGGTTATTTCCTCTACTTTTTGCAAGAGCCAGATACCCTTAAAGATCAGCCCGATATTTCTTCTACGCTAGAGCTGCGCTATAAGGGCCAAATCTGGCAAGGGGCCACTTTTTACAACAGCTTTGATAGCAGCTCGGCCGATATGCTGCCTCTTTCGGGGACTATCCCCGGCTTTCAGCTCGCTAGCCAAAAGATGTATGTGGGCAGCCAAGCTGTATTTATTTTGCCCTCTCGCCTAGCTTATGGCGAGCAGGGCCTAGCCCCGGATATTCCTGGGCACAGTATTCTCTCTTTTGAGCTTTCTCTGGAAGAGGTGCATGTACATTTCTAA
- a CDS encoding adenosine deaminase family protein, with product MTSQSTTAQYFASIRSSAKALQAFFEAFPKGGDIHHHALGALLPEAIWAKGECFWANAEGQLSTIAQPGFLPLYSYDKSEMLANWSVTGAAPEQHAQQFFDFFGKIAPIFQGQEGYWLGQIAQQAAAENILYVETLIEAPAARQKLWSWTDDWEYNQPDFEGWSQSLINYGVGDLIQEVLAEIATWKAEYQALAGPKAQLGLQWYAVRTYPLPMVFAQLYLAFQLAQESDWVLGVNLVGPEHAELSQAEFEGQMQAIRYLKQLFPAVSLALHAGELRSDILAGRPYQNPIEQAIQIGAQRIGHGVGLALEEHSATCLEMMKERAIPLELLLSSNAFILGLSPDQHPFSTYLAAEVPIVLASDDPALLATSLSQEYCLLAQNSQLGYEDFKQLSFNSIRYSFLPQREKENLEQELKKAFLSFESRKINPINQ from the coding sequence ATGACCAGCCAGTCCACCACCGCTCAATACTTTGCTTCCATTCGCAGCTCGGCAAAGGCCTTGCAAGCCTTTTTTGAGGCTTTTCCCAAAGGGGGGGATATCCATCATCATGCTTTGGGGGCACTTTTGCCCGAGGCCATTTGGGCTAAGGGAGAATGCTTTTGGGCCAATGCAGAGGGGCAGTTATCGACTATTGCTCAACCTGGCTTTTTGCCTTTGTATAGTTACGATAAAAGCGAAATGCTAGCGAACTGGTCAGTAACAGGGGCGGCGCCTGAACAACATGCTCAGCAATTTTTTGATTTCTTTGGTAAAATTGCCCCCATCTTTCAGGGCCAAGAAGGCTATTGGTTGGGCCAAATTGCCCAGCAGGCCGCAGCGGAGAATATCCTTTATGTAGAAACCTTAATTGAGGCCCCAGCTGCCCGTCAAAAGTTATGGAGCTGGACCGACGACTGGGAATATAATCAGCCTGACTTTGAGGGCTGGAGCCAAAGCCTAATCAACTATGGAGTAGGGGATTTAATCCAAGAAGTATTGGCCGAAATAGCCACTTGGAAAGCGGAATATCAGGCTTTAGCGGGGCCAAAGGCCCAGCTTGGGCTACAGTGGTATGCGGTACGGACCTATCCCTTGCCCATGGTATTTGCCCAGTTGTATCTGGCTTTTCAGTTGGCTCAGGAATCGGATTGGGTTTTGGGCGTCAATTTAGTGGGGCCAGAACATGCCGAGCTCTCTCAGGCAGAATTTGAGGGGCAGATGCAGGCAATTCGCTACCTCAAACAATTATTTCCAGCCGTTTCTTTGGCCCTACATGCTGGAGAGTTAAGGTCCGATATTTTGGCGGGCCGCCCTTACCAAAATCCCATTGAGCAAGCGATCCAAATTGGGGCGCAGCGCATTGGGCATGGGGTGGGCTTAGCTTTAGAAGAGCATTCAGCCACTTGTTTAGAAATGATGAAAGAGCGAGCTATTCCCTTAGAGTTATTACTGAGTAGCAATGCCTTTATCTTGGGGCTGTCTCCAGATCAACATCCTTTTTCTACTTATTTAGCGGCTGAAGTACCTATTGTGCTCGCTAGCGATGATCCGGCCCTTTTGGCCACTAGCCTGAGTCAGGAGTATTGCCTTTTGGCCCAAAACAGTCAATTGGGCTATGAGGACTTTAAACAGCTCTCCTTTAATAGTATTCGATATAGTTTTTTGCCTCAAAGAGAAAAAGAAAATTTGGAGCAGGAACTAAAAAAGGCATTTTTGTCTTTTGAAAGCCGTAAAATTAACCCCATTAACCAATAA
- a CDS encoding acyl-CoA thioesterase, which yields MKAKKVADSKTVMTEMIMPNDTNPIHNLMGGNLMRWMDVAAGICAGRHCESYVVTVSVDHVSFQKPIPLGDVITLQCSVTRAFSTSVEVYVEVFSADIKGGNTRRCNDAYFTFVAVDDESKRPREVPQVLPLTAEQEKRYEEALHRRQMRLLLAGRIKADEANELRQFLFEE from the coding sequence ATGAAAGCAAAAAAAGTAGCCGACTCGAAAACGGTCATGACCGAAATGATTATGCCCAACGACACCAACCCTATCCATAACCTAATGGGCGGCAACCTAATGCGATGGATGGACGTGGCCGCTGGCATCTGCGCCGGCCGACATTGCGAAAGCTATGTAGTCACTGTTTCTGTAGACCATGTTTCTTTCCAAAAACCTATTCCACTAGGCGATGTGATTACACTACAATGTAGCGTTACTCGCGCCTTTTCAACCTCCGTCGAGGTCTATGTCGAGGTCTTTTCTGCCGATATCAAAGGCGGAAATACCCGCCGCTGCAATGATGCCTATTTTACCTTTGTGGCCGTTGATGACGAAAGCAAACGCCCTCGAGAGGTCCCACAGGTACTGCCCCTAACCGCCGAACAAGAAAAACGCTATGAGGAGGCCCTCCACCGCCGCCAAATGCGCCTTCTTTTGGCCGGCAGAATCAAAGCCGATGAAGCAAACGAATTGCGCCAATTCCTTTTTGAGGAATAA
- the lptE gene encoding LPS assembly lipoprotein LptE: MPRFWALLSVLSLVFVSSCTIRFNDWDISQDVKTFSIQQFETTAGNAPPTLGQQFSEQIKERIMNDTRLVFNANKGDIQFSGAVTNYEVSPIAPQPGATVSLQRLTIKLNIQFRDNTDKEKNWEQSFSRFSDFSADVDISSVESQLVEEIYAQVIEDVFNKAFGNW, encoded by the coding sequence ATGCCAAGGTTTTGGGCGCTCTTATCCGTTTTATCTTTAGTTTTTGTGAGCAGTTGCACGATTCGTTTTAATGATTGGGACATTAGTCAAGACGTAAAGACATTTTCCATTCAGCAATTTGAAACAACGGCGGGCAATGCACCGCCCACCTTGGGCCAACAGTTCTCGGAGCAGATTAAGGAGCGGATCATGAATGATACACGTTTGGTCTTTAATGCCAATAAGGGGGATATACAGTTTTCGGGAGCGGTAACGAACTATGAGGTTAGTCCTATTGCGCCTCAGCCTGGGGCTACTGTTAGTTTGCAGCGCTTGACGATCAAGCTGAATATTCAGTTTAGGGATAATACAGACAAGGAGAAGAACTGGGAGCAGAGTTTTAGCCGCTTTTCAGATTTCTCGGCTGATGTGGATATCTCTTCGGTGGAGAGCCAGTTGGTGGAAGAGATTTACGCCCAAGTTATTGAAGATGTATTTAATAAGGCTTTTGGGAACTGGTAA
- a CDS encoding NADP-dependent isocitrate dehydrogenase — translation MKKIAVAYGDGIGPEIMEAVLKIMKAAGAELEYETVKIGKEVYLSGQESGIDPSAWETFRETGVFLKSPITTPQGGGYKSLNVTIRKTLGLFANVRPVKAYTPYVHSHFPTMDVVVIRENEEDLYAGIEHRQTSEVFQCLKLLSRPGSEAIIRYAFEYAKANNRKKVTCMSKDNIMKMSDGMFHQIFNEVAKEYPEIEADHWIIDIGSALLADQPERFDVVVTLNLYGDIISDITAQVAGSVGLGGSSNVGETFAMFEAIHGSAPDIAGKDIANPSGLLNGACMMLVHLGQAEVAAKIQNALMVTLEDGIHTGDIYTEGSSKEKVGTQAFADAIIERLGRVPSQLKEVTYDANAKPVQAKRPTVSRAKKELVGIDVFLEWAGENGERNPNTLGQKLEALAQNGLRLKAVTNRGQKVYPNGRPETYCTDHWPCRFISQEGAASYESVLGLLQRLHAEGFDVVKTENLYNFDDERAYSLSQGE, via the coding sequence ATGAAAAAGATCGCAGTGGCTTACGGAGACGGTATTGGACCGGAAATTATGGAGGCCGTACTTAAAATTATGAAAGCAGCTGGTGCTGAATTGGAATATGAAACGGTAAAAATTGGTAAAGAGGTTTATCTCTCTGGCCAAGAGTCTGGCATTGATCCCTCTGCTTGGGAGACTTTCCGCGAGACTGGCGTTTTCCTCAAAAGCCCCATTACTACTCCCCAAGGAGGCGGGTACAAAAGCCTAAACGTAACCATTCGCAAAACTTTGGGCCTTTTCGCCAATGTACGCCCCGTTAAGGCTTATACGCCTTATGTACATAGCCACTTCCCCACTATGGATGTTGTGGTTATCCGTGAAAACGAAGAAGATCTTTATGCAGGGATTGAGCACCGCCAAACCTCTGAGGTTTTCCAATGCCTCAAGTTGCTTTCTCGCCCCGGTAGCGAAGCCATCATCCGCTACGCTTTTGAATATGCCAAAGCCAACAACCGCAAGAAGGTGACTTGTATGTCTAAGGACAACATCATGAAGATGAGCGACGGTATGTTCCACCAAATCTTTAATGAAGTAGCTAAAGAATATCCCGAAATCGAAGCCGATCACTGGATTATTGATATCGGATCTGCTCTTTTGGCCGATCAACCCGAACGTTTTGATGTAGTCGTTACTCTTAACCTCTATGGCGATATCATTTCTGATATCACTGCTCAAGTAGCTGGCTCTGTTGGACTCGGTGGTTCTTCTAATGTAGGCGAAACTTTCGCTATGTTCGAAGCCATCCACGGTTCTGCTCCCGATATCGCAGGCAAAGACATCGCTAACCCCTCTGGGTTGCTCAATGGCGCTTGCATGATGTTGGTACACCTCGGCCAAGCCGAAGTAGCTGCTAAAATCCAAAACGCTTTGATGGTGACCCTCGAAGATGGTATCCACACTGGCGATATCTACACCGAAGGAAGCAGCAAAGAAAAAGTGGGCACTCAAGCCTTTGCCGATGCAATCATCGAACGCCTAGGCCGCGTACCAAGCCAACTCAAAGAGGTGACTTATGACGCTAATGCCAAACCCGTACAAGCTAAACGCCCCACTGTTAGCCGTGCGAAGAAAGAATTGGTAGGTATCGATGTATTTTTAGAATGGGCTGGCGAAAATGGCGAGCGTAACCCCAATACCTTGGGCCAAAAACTAGAAGCCTTAGCCCAAAATGGTCTCCGCCTCAAAGCCGTGACCAACCGTGGCCAAAAGGTTTATCCCAACGGTCGCCCAGAAACCTACTGTACAGACCACTGGCCTTGCCGCTTCATCAGCCAAGAAGGTGCCGCTAGCTACGAAAGCGTTTTGGGCCTCCTCCAACGCCTACATGCCGAAGGTTTTGATGTAGTAAAAACAGAAAACCTCTACAACTTTGACGATGAGCGGGCTTACTCGCTTTCTCAAGGAGAATAA
- a CDS encoding cytochrome-c peroxidase → MKILSLSSLALVALFFFLPKAPEVQPIPLTPALPTNAAELGERLFFDSILSLDRTISCASCHIPEYAFADTSALSKGVGGTLGDRNTPSAMNMLSRDIFFWDGRAATLAEQALGPIENPVEMNLPLDSAIARLLADEYYAAAFAALYPEEGLTKENLGLAIAAYEETLETGSAYDQFADGDSSAISASAMRGIEIFNVKGKCFDCHFGPDMTGDEFKNIGTYNGQQFNDVGRFSETKDSNDLGKFKVPGLRNVAVTAPYMHDGSFKTLREVIEYYNRPDAFRPHAIGRDTLLREPLGLTEQEMDDLEAFMRSLTAPQFVHLLAEKED, encoded by the coding sequence ATGAAAATACTTAGCCTTAGTTCTTTGGCCTTAGTGGCCTTATTTTTCTTTTTGCCCAAAGCGCCAGAGGTGCAGCCTATTCCATTAACGCCAGCATTGCCCACTAATGCAGCGGAGTTGGGGGAGCGTTTATTCTTTGACAGCATTTTGTCATTGGATCGGACGATTAGTTGTGCTTCTTGTCATATTCCAGAGTATGCCTTTGCGGATACTTCTGCTTTGAGTAAGGGCGTTGGTGGGACTTTAGGGGATCGGAATACGCCTTCGGCGATGAATATGCTTTCTCGAGACATCTTTTTTTGGGATGGGCGAGCGGCTACTTTGGCCGAGCAGGCGCTTGGGCCGATAGAGAACCCTGTAGAGATGAACTTGCCTTTAGATTCGGCTATTGCTCGTTTATTGGCAGACGAATATTATGCTGCGGCTTTTGCGGCCCTTTATCCAGAAGAAGGATTGACCAAAGAAAACTTGGGTTTGGCCATAGCGGCTTATGAAGAAACCTTAGAGACGGGTTCTGCTTATGACCAGTTTGCGGATGGGGATAGCTCGGCAATTTCGGCCTCGGCTATGCGAGGCATAGAGATCTTTAATGTAAAGGGGAAATGCTTTGACTGTCATTTTGGTCCAGACATGACGGGAGATGAGTTTAAGAACATTGGGACCTACAATGGGCAGCAATTTAATGATGTTGGGCGTTTCTCGGAGACCAAAGACAGCAATGATTTGGGTAAATTTAAGGTGCCAGGTTTGCGCAATGTAGCGGTTACGGCTCCTTATATGCATGATGGAAGCTTTAAGACGCTGCGTGAAGTGATTGAGTACTACAACAGGCCTGATGCTTTTCGTCCACATGCTATAGGTCGAGACACGCTATTGAGAGAACCTTTGGGCTTGACCGAGCAGGAGATGGATGATCTAGAAGCCTTTATGCGCAGTTTAACTGCCCCTCAATTTGTACATTTATTAGCAGAGAAAGAGGATTAG
- a CDS encoding class I SAM-dependent methyltransferase — MKTEQHQKVNTLFNSWAGTERGERMALGHDPLLQPLKTDWNWEQVEAVLDLGCGNGRALSLAQAWGAKQLAGLDVSDKMIAEAKKNVPTADLQVGSIEALPWAEDSFSHVLSVEALYYLEDPNQGLAEIRRVLKAEGRLAIMIEFFAENEASHVWAENLPTAMVIWSEAEWVAALKKAGFPNAKASRIRRTTVKTEAEFQPSPSFPSYAQYLAYVEAGALYLQA, encoded by the coding sequence ATGAAAACGGAACAGCATCAGAAAGTCAATACATTATTTAACAGTTGGGCGGGCACAGAACGTGGCGAGCGCATGGCTTTGGGGCATGATCCTTTGTTGCAGCCGCTAAAAACCGATTGGAATTGGGAGCAAGTAGAGGCTGTTTTGGACCTAGGTTGTGGCAATGGACGGGCTTTGTCTTTGGCGCAGGCTTGGGGGGCAAAGCAATTGGCGGGTTTGGATGTATCGGACAAAATGATTGCCGAGGCGAAAAAGAATGTTCCTACTGCAGATTTGCAAGTGGGGAGCATTGAGGCCTTGCCTTGGGCCGAGGATAGCTTTAGCCATGTACTTTCGGTAGAAGCTTTATATTATTTAGAGGATCCAAATCAGGGATTGGCTGAAATCCGCAGAGTATTGAAAGCGGAGGGTCGTTTGGCCATCATGATTGAGTTCTTTGCGGAGAATGAGGCTTCTCATGTTTGGGCCGAGAACTTACCGACGGCCATGGTCATTTGGTCGGAAGCGGAATGGGTAGCGGCCTTGAAAAAAGCGGGTTTCCCCAATGCCAAAGCGAGCCGCATTCGGAGAACGACGGTCAAGACAGAGGCGGAATTTCAACCCTCGCCCTCCTTCCCTTCTTATGCACAATATCTGGCTTATGTAGAGGCGGGTGCGCTTTATCTTCAAGCTTAA
- a CDS encoding cation diffusion facilitator family transporter, producing MSGHHHEHHTGCSHGHHHHHHHGDSENMGRAFLINISFAILELFGGFWTNSVAILSDALHDFGDSLALGIAWGLERYASKGRTKKYSFGHKRYSVLGALITASILVLGSIGILWAAIGRFMAPEPSNGLGMLGFAVLGILVNGWAVFSLKDSDSLNAKAVRLHLLEDVMGWVIVFVGSLGIYFFEWYWLDPLMSVALALYILYNVSKTLKQTFEIFLQATPVSIDTDELSAFLLAEPAVLDLHDLHLWTIDGQSHIFSVHLVVDQAYQSLAELSPIKARLEAGLKEKGVSHATLAFELDGVACSLADC from the coding sequence ATGTCAGGACATCATCATGAGCATCATACGGGCTGTAGTCATGGACATCATCATCACCATCATCATGGGGATAGTGAAAACATGGGCCGTGCATTTCTGATTAACATCAGCTTTGCGATTTTAGAGTTGTTTGGTGGTTTTTGGACCAATAGTGTGGCCATTTTATCGGATGCTTTACACGATTTTGGCGATAGTTTAGCTTTGGGCATTGCTTGGGGGCTAGAACGCTATGCGAGTAAGGGGCGGACCAAAAAGTATAGTTTTGGTCATAAGCGCTATTCTGTTTTAGGGGCTTTGATTACGGCTTCTATTTTGGTTTTGGGTTCTATTGGGATCCTTTGGGCGGCAATTGGTCGCTTTATGGCGCCAGAACCTAGCAATGGTTTGGGGATGTTGGGCTTTGCCGTTTTGGGTATACTCGTCAATGGTTGGGCTGTCTTTAGCTTAAAGGATAGTGATTCACTGAATGCAAAGGCCGTGCGCTTACACTTATTAGAAGATGTCATGGGCTGGGTCATTGTATTTGTGGGTTCTTTGGGCATCTACTTTTTTGAGTGGTATTGGCTTGATCCATTGATGTCGGTAGCTTTGGCGCTTTATATACTATATAATGTATCAAAAACCTTAAAGCAGACCTTTGAAATCTTTTTGCAAGCTACGCCAGTAAGCATTGATACAGATGAGCTTAGCGCCTTTTTGTTGGCCGAGCCTGCTGTTTTGGACCTACATGATTTGCATTTGTGGACCATCGATGGGCAATCTCATATCTTCTCGGTGCATTTGGTGGTCGATCAAGCTTATCAGAGTTTAGCAGAGCTTTCTCCGATTAAGGCCAGGTTAGAAGCGGGCCTAAAAGAGAAGGGCGTGAGCCATGCCACCTTAGCTTTTGAGTTAGATGGGGTAGCTTGTAGCTTGGCAGACTGTTAA